One Mesorhizobium sp. L-2-11 genomic region harbors:
- a CDS encoding mechanosensitive ion channel family protein — protein MKKMLRLGFLPAVVVLLLALLPGTSLAQQPSPDLPPEKAKQFLELLSDPELKAWLEGKIPAATDEPGLSISEDILSLEAGIRARIGALGAAIPRLPEELSRAAEIVSRDVNSGRPGLVMGILAILIAVGFGAEWAVRRALARTRSAVVQEDAGQAILFETVALLTFALASAGSFLAFGWPPLLRRIILTLLLAFIAFRIVRAAARLLFAFGGATSDPSDKPTPLFESEASTRFWRWRVSLVAGFLLFGWAIANLMPGLGFSREVAELAAFLFGLGILATAIDVVWQRPDGRGSLVKQSFLTLFLIVLWGAWVAGLLGILWLGIFALVLPTALRGVGAAAQAFAGRSKRSGAMGVALNVLIVRGARAAVIAAAVAWLAYIWRIRAASLAGSETGGFLITGLLNGIIILLIADLLWQLSKALIEYRMNLAPADGSGADELARSGRLRTLLPIFRNALAVFIAAVTVLTILAGLGVQILPLIAGAGIFGIAIGFGSQTLVKDVLSGVFYMMDDAFRVGEYIQSGSYKGTVESFSLRSVRLRHHRGPVYIVPFGELGAVQNMSRDWVLDKITIGVTYDSDVDLARKLIKKIGQELAADPEFAADTIEPLKMQGIDNFGDYAIVLRMKLMTKPGTQFGIKRRALMMIKKAFSENGIKIAVPTVHVESGGETAAAAHQAYEASKKSNAALEVVRDTP, from the coding sequence ATGAAGAAAATGCTGCGCCTTGGGTTCTTGCCGGCTGTCGTTGTGCTCTTGCTGGCGCTCTTGCCGGGAACTTCGCTAGCTCAACAGCCTTCCCCCGACCTTCCGCCTGAAAAGGCAAAGCAGTTCCTCGAGCTTTTGTCCGATCCAGAACTAAAGGCATGGCTCGAAGGAAAGATTCCAGCGGCCACGGACGAGCCCGGCCTGTCCATTTCAGAGGACATCTTGAGCCTGGAGGCGGGTATTCGTGCCCGTATCGGTGCGCTCGGCGCCGCGATCCCGCGCCTGCCGGAAGAACTGTCGCGCGCTGCCGAAATTGTCTCGCGTGACGTGAACTCTGGCAGGCCAGGGCTGGTTATGGGCATCCTGGCGATCTTGATCGCGGTCGGTTTCGGAGCCGAGTGGGCGGTCCGACGAGCGCTCGCCAGGACGAGGAGCGCGGTTGTTCAGGAAGACGCCGGACAAGCGATCCTCTTCGAGACTGTCGCCCTGCTGACTTTTGCGCTCGCCAGCGCCGGTTCGTTCTTGGCATTCGGATGGCCACCCTTACTCCGCAGGATCATTCTGACCCTACTTCTTGCGTTCATCGCGTTCCGTATCGTTCGCGCGGCAGCCCGATTGCTGTTTGCGTTCGGCGGTGCGACGAGCGATCCCTCGGACAAGCCGACTCCGCTTTTCGAAAGCGAAGCTTCGACCCGTTTCTGGCGTTGGCGAGTGAGCCTTGTGGCCGGGTTCCTGTTGTTCGGCTGGGCGATCGCCAACCTCATGCCTGGCCTGGGCTTCTCTCGAGAGGTTGCAGAGCTCGCCGCCTTCCTGTTCGGGCTTGGCATTCTGGCGACCGCAATCGACGTCGTCTGGCAACGGCCCGACGGGCGAGGCTCTCTGGTCAAGCAATCGTTTCTCACCTTGTTCCTGATCGTGCTCTGGGGGGCTTGGGTCGCCGGCCTGCTCGGCATCCTGTGGCTTGGGATTTTCGCCCTGGTGCTGCCGACAGCCTTGCGCGGGGTCGGCGCCGCGGCTCAGGCCTTCGCCGGCAGGTCGAAACGCAGCGGCGCGATGGGCGTCGCACTCAACGTGCTCATTGTCAGGGGCGCCAGGGCGGCGGTCATTGCCGCGGCGGTCGCATGGCTCGCCTATATCTGGCGGATCAGGGCCGCGAGCCTTGCCGGCAGCGAAACCGGCGGCTTCCTGATAACCGGGCTGCTCAACGGCATCATCATTTTGCTGATCGCCGACCTGCTCTGGCAACTGTCGAAGGCCTTGATCGAATATCGGATGAACCTCGCGCCGGCGGATGGAAGCGGCGCGGATGAGCTGGCTCGCAGCGGCCGGCTGCGCACGCTGTTGCCGATATTCCGCAACGCCCTTGCCGTGTTCATAGCCGCGGTCACCGTGCTAACGATCCTCGCTGGGCTCGGCGTGCAGATACTCCCGCTGATTGCCGGCGCCGGCATCTTCGGCATCGCCATCGGCTTCGGCTCGCAGACCCTGGTCAAGGACGTGCTGAGCGGCGTGTTCTACATGATGGACGACGCCTTTCGGGTCGGTGAATACATCCAGAGCGGCAGCTACAAAGGCACGGTCGAATCCTTCAGCCTGCGGTCGGTGCGTCTGCGTCATCATCGCGGCCCCGTCTATATCGTCCCGTTCGGTGAGCTCGGGGCGGTCCAGAACATGAGCAGGGATTGGGTGCTCGACAAGATCACGATCGGCGTGACCTATGATTCCGACGTGGACCTGGCGCGCAAGCTGATCAAGAAGATAGGCCAGGAACTGGCAGCCGATCCTGAATTTGCGGCTGACACGATCGAGCCGCTCAAGATGCAGGGCATCGACAACTTCGGGGACTATGCGATCGTTCTCAGGATGAAGCTGATGACGAAGCCCGGGACCCAATTCGGCATCAAGCGGCGCGCACTCATGATGATCAAGAAGGCCTTCTCGGAAAACGGTATCAAGATCGCGGTTCCCACCGTTCACGTCGAGAGTGGCGGGGAAACTGCGGCCGCTGCTCATCAGGCCTACGAGGCCTCGAAAAAGAGCAACGCCGCTTTGGAGGTGGTGAGGGACACGCCGTAG
- a CDS encoding alpha/beta hydrolase, whose protein sequence is MTSKREKSLGNCFVSQPKVRRISDVLLASALVGLLWGCASRPTNVLLPVADSSPSSSKVEMLVTTTRSRSSNPAQMYTGERGLAPSFAEITVSIPPASVRKVGEVAWPKKLPSNPATDFAVVQAQELTLETAKGWLSASVRKSPDHSVLVFIHGFNNRFEDAVYRFAQIAKDTGTQSVPILVTWPSRGSALAYGYDRESTNYTRNALELLFQYLARDPQIKEVSILAHSMGNWLALEGLRQMAIRNGGLPAKFKNVMLAAPDVDVDVFRTQIADMGKQHPQFTLFVSQDDRALKVSRRVWGDIPRLGSIDPEQAPYKEELANNNITVIDLTKIKSGDRLHHGKFASSPQIVQLIGARMAGGQTLTDNRIGLGDTIIHATTGAAAAAGSAAGLVIAAPVAAVDQNSRENLGNHIGALTGSQTTSQKSSAGKECVGSAPFTKDCKK, encoded by the coding sequence ATGACTTCGAAACGGGAGAAGAGTTTGGGAAACTGTTTCGTGAGCCAGCCCAAAGTCAGGCGTATCAGCGACGTTTTGTTGGCGTCGGCGTTGGTTGGCCTGCTGTGGGGGTGCGCGTCCCGTCCGACGAATGTGCTGCTGCCCGTGGCCGATAGCTCGCCTTCCTCAAGCAAGGTGGAGATGCTGGTCACAACGACACGCAGTCGTTCCTCCAATCCCGCACAAATGTATACGGGCGAGCGCGGACTGGCCCCCTCGTTCGCCGAAATTACGGTGTCAATCCCTCCGGCATCGGTCCGCAAGGTTGGAGAGGTCGCATGGCCCAAGAAGCTGCCGTCAAACCCGGCGACCGATTTTGCAGTCGTGCAGGCCCAGGAATTGACGCTCGAGACAGCGAAGGGGTGGCTTAGCGCCTCTGTCAGGAAGAGCCCGGATCACAGCGTCCTCGTCTTCATTCACGGATTCAACAATCGCTTTGAAGACGCGGTCTATCGATTTGCGCAGATCGCAAAGGATACCGGCACGCAGAGCGTCCCGATCCTGGTCACATGGCCCTCCCGAGGCAGTGCGCTGGCGTATGGCTACGATCGTGAAAGCACCAACTACACACGAAATGCGCTTGAACTGCTGTTCCAATATCTCGCACGCGATCCCCAGATAAAGGAAGTTTCGATCCTCGCCCATTCGATGGGCAACTGGCTTGCGTTGGAAGGCTTGCGCCAGATGGCCATCCGCAACGGCGGTCTTCCGGCGAAGTTCAAAAACGTCATGCTGGCCGCGCCTGACGTCGACGTCGACGTGTTTCGCACTCAGATTGCCGACATGGGCAAACAGCACCCGCAGTTCACCCTCTTTGTCTCGCAGGACGATCGCGCGCTCAAAGTTTCGCGACGGGTCTGGGGCGATATCCCCCGGCTCGGATCGATTGATCCGGAACAAGCTCCATACAAGGAAGAACTCGCCAACAACAACATAACCGTCATCGATCTGACGAAAATCAAATCCGGAGACCGTTTGCATCACGGCAAGTTCGCCTCGTCACCGCAGATCGTGCAATTGATTGGGGCGCGTATGGCCGGCGGCCAGACGCTGACCGACAACAGGATAGGCCTGGGCGACACGATCATTCATGCAACGACCGGTGCGGCGGCAGCGGCGGGCAGCGCGGCAGGGTTGGTGATTGCCGCACCTGTTGCAGCGGTCGATCAAAACAGCAGAGAAAATTTAGGCAATCACATCGGCGCATTGACGGGTTCCCAGACCACCAGCCAGAAATCGAGTGCTGGCAAGGAATGCGTTGGCTCCGCTCCGTTCACAAAAGATTGCAAGAAGTAG